Proteins encoded in a region of the Triticum dicoccoides isolate Atlit2015 ecotype Zavitan chromosome 3A, WEW_v2.0, whole genome shotgun sequence genome:
- the LOC119273082 gene encoding B3 domain-containing protein Os03g0619600-like — MAINEGPTVRYHQSIPSRLKRKLSIDLALRQRGVHSMFYSVDSILLLLLFSNKEILRLISNVSKMSNPCECCERKIRFIRKINGNFMHSMVIPEWFVSQLGGKIWRTIKLQAPDGIIYDVGLSENMNRIILKFGWAAFLDANEIEENYSLMFRYLGNSLFEVTIFDSNGKEKVSRSHYTDNSSSSHPGATQSSAGQGSDSDGSQKESLYRYKKSAKMPAIYSSSEEFSEDNFVESEDQQMLSKYCVFSGRCYLTEAQKAKVLALVKKIRPEIPVLVVEMKKSNVKQSGTLVICKDYARKHMPCEGTNIILQLPRKDKGWKCRFHIRPSGTSDAGRRNLSLGNFVRDNHVREGDICLFEPMTNAKEKRFTMTVHLVHKAGIYHSPGERTDIGSNHGRTSTKMASAMDEPPTDGEEYSSEHEEHGVSDHSEGGSEPPFMLADKAYLTRAQEKKVLEKVEEIESEVPLYVAIMSKSNVYRGGGCNTPTLHFGYQYTGRYLVQKSAAGHHRGKSSLISLMLHREGRSGSWPTKMQHSMQHTTHAMRVLKGWTFFARDNRLREGDLCLFKLIKNKEPLTMVIHIIRREEC; from the exons ATGGCTATTAATGAAGGCCCTACCGTGCGTTACCATCAGTCCATACCTTCGAGGCTGAAAAGAAAGTTGTCCATCGACTTGGCACTTCGCCAGCGCGGCGTCCACTCCATG TTTTATAGTGTTGACAGCATTTTGTTGCTACTGTTATTTTCAAATAAAGAAATTCTCCGCTTAATCTCAA ACGTATCCAAGATGAGCAACCCTTGCGAATGCTGTGAAAGGAAGATAAGGTTCATCAGAAAAATAAATGGAAATTTTATGCATAGCATG GTCATTCCAGAGTGGTTTGTTAGTCAACTTGGGGGCAAAATCTGGAGAACCATCAAACTGCAAGCCCCTGATGGTATCATATATGATGTTGGACTTAGTGAGAATATGAATAGAATTATCCTCAAGTTTGGGTGGGCAGCATTTCTTGATGCCAATGAAATCGAAGAAAACTATTCCTTGATGTTTCGGTACCTCGGAAACTCCCTCTTTGAGGTTACAATATTTGATTCCAATgggaaggagaaagtctcacgcagTCACTATACCGATAATTCGAGCAGTTCTCATCCTGGAGCTACTCAGTCATCAGCAGGGCAAGGTTCAGATTCAGATGGAAGCCAGAAGGAAAGCTTGTACCGGTACAAAAAATCAGCAAAGATGCCCGCAATATATTCTTCTTCTGAGGAATTCTCAG AAGACAATTTTGTGGAGTCGGAGGATCAACAGATGCTTTCAAAATATTGTGTCTTCTCAGGGCGGTGCTATCTTACAGAAGCACAGAAGGCGAAAGTTCTTGCACTTGTAAAGAAAATTCGACCCGAAATCCCGGTGCTTGTTGTAGAGATGAAGAAGAGCAATGTAAAGCAGAGTGGTACTCTG GTAATATGTAAGGATTACGCACGCAAGCACATGCCATGCGAAGGAACAAATATCATACTCCAGCTGCCTCGAAAAGACAAGGGTTGGAAGTGCAGATTCCATATCAGGCCATCTGGAACATCTGACGCTGGTCGCCGCAACCTTTCATTGGGGAACTTTGTCCGTGACAATCATGTTAGAGAAGGCGATATATGCCTCTTTGAACCAATGACAAATGCTAAGGAGAAAAGATTCACTATGACTGTCCATCTCGTTCACAAAGCGGGCATTTATCATTCCCCTGGTGAAAGAACTGACATTGGCTCAAATCATGGAAGGACGAGCACTAAGATGGCAAGTGCTATGGATGAACCACCTACTGATG GTGAAGAGTACTCTTCGGAACATGAAGAGCATGGAGTCTCTGATCATTCTGAGGGAGGTTCTGAACCTCCCTTCATGCTGGCAGACAAAGCTTACCTAACACGAGCACAAGAGAAGAAAGTGTTGGAGAAAGTCGAGGAAATCGAGTCAGAAGTACCCTTGTATGTTGCTATCATGAGCAAGTCCAATGTCTATCGGGGTGGTGGCTGTAACACTCCCACCCTA CACTTTGGCTACCAATACACAGGCAGATATCTTGTTCAGAAGTCTGCTGCTGGCCATCATCGTGGAAAGAGTAGCCTGATCAGTTTGATGCTTCATAGGGAGGGGAGGAGTGGATCATGGCCTACCAAGATGCAACACAGCATGCAACACACAACTCATGCGATGAGGGTTCTCAAAGGATGGACGTTTTTCGCCCGCGACAACCGCCTGCGGGAGGGTGACCTCTGTCTCTTCAAGCTGATAAAGAACAAGGAGCCTCTCACTATGGTGATCCACATCATTCGCCGTGAGGAATGTTAG